In one window of Azospirillaceae bacterium DNA:
- a CDS encoding ATP-binding protein, which translates to MVLRAIMGWRRGAGFSALEALLAGVVLFPAMLIGALAWRDYDRTIAGLMGTASQHAALLAEHASKVFESNMLVLDQLNERMSDMGWDAIRLNRAALSVELDPLVAWLEPTRTLVAVDPDGRPALLTLSTPLEPGLSYADREFVTAHRSGGFRYHVSPIVPDRITGRNLFHISRPRTGRIQGADGVLVAELSPDYFRSVWASVDPGPDGLVTLLRDDGVAIVRMPALPAEGPLRLSPATSPLMQAIAAAPEGAFRARSADGLDRISAHMRVGGLPLSIVYEVPLGPALAIWRRTWGAVAGLTALGVGLLIAMTLLAMCRARAEAGARAALAETAERLQAEIARREASEAAAIHIQKMEALGQLTGGVAHDINNMLTAIGGNLRLLLADVPPTGRPKLDSAIQATEIAASVTRQLLAFSRREAAHREVIDVNASIRCLTPLIERTLRADIALEFDLTEERCVAEIDPAQFEATLLNLAANARDAMPSGGKVRFRTRIAAMEADGMASAEATRRTRQPIPTLVVEVIDTGIGMTPEVAAQAFDPFFTTKEVGQGTGLGLSTVYAFARQSGGTAELASRPGHGTTVRLLLPRSFASPMPTCSACVEAVKPAQPAEDRIRGRVLVVEDNALVRLVTEQSLVEMGFQVVGAADGVDALDVLSRDRGFDAVVTDVVMPRGVSGLDLARQAIRLMPNLKVLLVSGYSREQLSDMRPDEPFELLPKPFTPKELGRKVVEMLSGAAEEARSAVKVA; encoded by the coding sequence GTGGTGTTGAGGGCCATCATGGGATGGCGCCGTGGGGCCGGCTTCTCGGCCCTGGAGGCGCTTTTGGCCGGGGTGGTTCTGTTTCCGGCGATGCTGATCGGTGCGCTCGCCTGGCGCGACTACGACCGGACGATCGCCGGGCTGATGGGAACCGCCAGCCAGCATGCGGCCCTTCTGGCCGAGCACGCCTCCAAGGTGTTCGAGAGCAACATGCTGGTCCTGGACCAGCTGAACGAGCGCATGTCCGACATGGGCTGGGACGCGATCCGGCTCAACAGGGCCGCCCTGTCCGTGGAACTCGACCCGCTGGTGGCATGGTTGGAGCCGACGCGCACCCTTGTCGCGGTCGATCCGGACGGACGGCCCGCCCTTCTGACGCTGAGCACGCCGCTGGAACCGGGCCTGTCCTATGCGGACCGTGAGTTCGTGACGGCCCATCGAAGCGGTGGCTTCCGGTATCACGTCAGTCCGATCGTTCCCGACCGCATCACCGGCCGGAACCTGTTCCACATCAGCCGGCCCCGGACCGGGCGGATCCAGGGGGCCGACGGCGTGCTCGTCGCCGAGCTGTCGCCGGATTACTTCCGGAGTGTATGGGCATCGGTCGATCCCGGACCGGACGGGCTTGTCACGCTGCTCCGGGACGACGGGGTGGCGATCGTGCGGATGCCGGCGCTGCCGGCCGAGGGGCCGTTGCGCCTGAGCCCTGCGACTTCGCCGCTCATGCAGGCGATTGCCGCTGCCCCGGAAGGGGCTTTCCGCGCGCGCTCCGCCGACGGGCTCGACCGCATCTCTGCACACATGCGGGTCGGTGGACTGCCGCTGTCCATCGTCTACGAGGTTCCGCTGGGACCGGCGTTGGCGATCTGGCGGCGGACATGGGGGGCGGTGGCCGGTCTCACCGCATTGGGCGTGGGCCTGCTGATCGCCATGACGCTGCTGGCCATGTGCCGGGCCCGGGCCGAGGCGGGGGCCAGGGCTGCGCTCGCGGAGACGGCGGAACGGCTGCAAGCGGAGATCGCCCGGCGCGAGGCGTCGGAAGCCGCGGCGATCCACATCCAGAAGATGGAGGCCCTGGGCCAATTGACGGGCGGCGTGGCCCACGACATCAACAACATGTTGACCGCAATCGGCGGCAACCTGCGTCTTCTGCTTGCCGACGTCCCGCCGACCGGGCGCCCGAAGCTCGATTCGGCGATTCAGGCGACGGAGATCGCCGCCAGCGTCACCCGCCAACTTCTGGCCTTTTCCCGCCGCGAGGCCGCACACCGCGAGGTCATCGACGTGAATGCATCGATCCGGTGCCTGACGCCGTTGATCGAGCGCACATTGCGCGCGGACATCGCGCTCGAATTCGACCTGACCGAGGAGAGGTGCGTTGCCGAGATCGACCCCGCGCAGTTCGAGGCGACCCTTCTGAACCTCGCCGCGAACGCGCGCGACGCCATGCCGTCGGGTGGCAAGGTGCGTTTCCGCACGCGTATTGCCGCAATGGAGGCCGACGGCATGGCATCCGCCGAGGCCACGCGGCGGACGCGGCAACCGATCCCCACCCTTGTCGTCGAAGTGATCGATACCGGCATCGGCATGACGCCCGAAGTCGCGGCGCAGGCGTTCGACCCCTTCTTCACCACCAAGGAGGTGGGGCAGGGAACCGGGCTGGGTCTGAGCACCGTCTACGCCTTTGCCCGGCAGAGCGGAGGCACCGCCGAACTGGCCAGCCGCCCGGGCCATGGCACCACGGTGAGATTGCTGCTGCCGCGCTCGTTCGCCAGTCCCATGCCCACCTGTTCGGCCTGCGTGGAGGCCGTGAAGCCGGCGCAACCCGCTGAGGACCGGATCCGCGGACGCGTGCTGGTCGTGGAGGACAATGCGCTGGTGCGCCTGGTGACCGAACAAAGCCTGGTCGAGATGGGATTCCAGGTGGTCGGCGCGGCGGATGGGGTGGATGCGCTGGACGTGCTCTCGCGCGACCGCGGCTTCGATGCGGTGGTGACCGATGTGGTGATGCCGCGCGGCGTCAGTGGATTGGATTTGGCACGCCAAGCCATTCGGCTGATGCCGAACCTGAAGGTCCTGCTGGTGTCCGGCTACAGCCGCGAGCAGTTGTCCGACATGCGGCCGGACGAACCGTTCGAGCTGTTGCCCAAACCCTTCACCCCCAAGGAACTCGGTCGCAAGGTGGTGGAAATGCTGAGCGGTGCCGCCGAGGAGGCACGGTCCGCGGTCAAGGTGGCGTAA
- a CDS encoding NAD(P)/FAD-dependent oxidoreductase, with translation MSQDRDVVVVGAGAAGLAAARRLARAGLNVLVLEARNRIGGRAHTVVPEPGFALDLGCGWLHSADRNPWTRIAGAIGCAVDRTEPAWGHVAEADQAEWAGAHAAYFDRLDALAAGPVDRPASDALEPGNRWNPLICAIAGYISGAGPDKLSAVDTARYSDTGRNWRAVGGYGTLVAHYGRNLSVERGTPVRRIDHGGARIRVETDRGTIGCRAVVVAVPTTTLARGGLKFTPALPDKVNAAAALPLGLADKLFLALDGPADDLPLEGHRIGSVGTADTGSYHLRPFGRPIIEGFFAGALAAEMERTRPHGMVAFAMDELARLFGGGIRRRLRPLAQSAWGRDVWSLGSYSYAVPGCADARRALAAPVDRRLFFAGEACSRTAYSTAHGAYLTGRQAAAGVIAALGQG, from the coding sequence ATGTCGCAGGACAGGGATGTCGTCGTCGTGGGGGCGGGTGCAGCAGGGTTGGCGGCGGCGCGGCGGCTGGCCCGTGCCGGCCTGAACGTCCTGGTGCTCGAAGCACGCAACCGGATCGGCGGGCGGGCCCACACGGTCGTGCCCGAACCGGGATTCGCGCTGGATCTGGGATGCGGCTGGCTGCATTCCGCAGACCGCAACCCCTGGACCCGGATTGCCGGGGCGATCGGTTGCGCCGTGGACCGGACGGAACCCGCCTGGGGCCATGTGGCGGAGGCGGACCAGGCCGAGTGGGCCGGGGCGCATGCCGCCTATTTCGACCGCCTGGATGCGTTGGCGGCTGGACCGGTGGACCGGCCCGCCTCCGACGCGCTGGAGCCGGGCAACCGCTGGAACCCGCTGATCTGCGCGATCGCCGGGTACATCAGCGGTGCCGGACCGGACAAGCTGTCGGCGGTGGACACGGCCCGTTATTCGGACACAGGGCGGAATTGGCGTGCGGTCGGCGGCTACGGCACCCTGGTCGCCCACTATGGCCGCAACCTGTCCGTGGAGCGGGGGACGCCCGTCCGCCGGATCGACCACGGGGGCGCGCGCATCCGGGTGGAGACCGACCGGGGGACCATCGGATGCCGGGCCGTGGTGGTCGCGGTCCCGACGACGACGCTTGCCCGCGGCGGCCTGAAATTCACCCCGGCGTTGCCGGACAAGGTGAATGCCGCGGCCGCCCTGCCGTTGGGCTTGGCGGACAAGCTCTTCCTGGCGCTCGACGGCCCGGCCGATGATCTGCCTTTGGAGGGGCACCGGATCGGCAGCGTCGGAACGGCGGACACCGGGTCCTATCATCTGCGTCCGTTCGGCCGTCCCATCATCGAAGGTTTCTTCGCGGGCGCGTTGGCGGCGGAGATGGAGCGCACCCGACCGCACGGGATGGTGGCCTTCGCAATGGATGAGCTTGCCCGGCTGTTCGGCGGCGGGATCCGCCGGCGGCTGCGGCCACTGGCCCAGTCGGCCTGGGGACGCGACGTCTGGTCGCTGGGGTCCTATTCCTATGCGGTGCCCGGCTGTGCCGACGCCCGCCGGGCGCTGGCGGCCCCGGTGGACAGGCGGCTGTTCTTTGCCGGGGAAGCCTGCTCGCGGACGGCCTATTCCACGGCTCATGGGGCCTATCTGACCGGTCGGCAGGCCGCAGCCGGTGTGATCGCGGCGCTCGGCCAGGGGTAG